The following are encoded together in the Verrucomicrobiota bacterium genome:
- a CDS encoding aminotransferase class V-fold PLP-dependent enzyme gives MNHADFESELSAPAASPALWPLDPEIVFLNHGSFGSCPIAVLDRQTEYRRQLEREPVTFLVRELEGRLNSARAALSEYVGCDREDLVFVPNAITGVNTVLRSLSFAPGEEILVTDHEYNACRNALDFAAERSGAVPVVVPIPFPISSPDEIVERVMERVTSRSRLALIDHVTSQTGMILPVAELTRRLRERNVDVLVDGAHAPGMIPLNLSQLGAAYYTGNCHKWICAPKGAAFLYANRTHQAALRPLTISHGANSPRTDRSRFQIEFGWTGTGDPSAV, from the coding sequence ATGAACCATGCCGATTTCGAATCTGAACTCTCGGCCCCGGCCGCTTCCCCTGCTCTTTGGCCACTCGATCCCGAAATCGTGTTTCTCAACCACGGCTCGTTCGGCAGTTGCCCCATCGCCGTGCTCGACCGGCAAACCGAATACCGCCGGCAGTTGGAACGCGAGCCCGTCACCTTCCTGGTGCGCGAACTCGAAGGCCGGCTGAATTCCGCTCGCGCCGCCCTCAGTGAATATGTCGGATGCGACCGTGAAGACTTGGTCTTCGTGCCCAACGCCATCACGGGTGTGAACACCGTGCTTCGATCTCTGTCGTTCGCTCCCGGGGAGGAAATCCTTGTCACCGACCACGAATACAACGCCTGCCGCAATGCGCTGGACTTCGCCGCAGAGCGCTCCGGGGCCGTTCCGGTTGTCGTCCCGATTCCGTTCCCCATTTCCTCGCCGGATGAAATCGTCGAGCGCGTGATGGAGCGTGTCACCTCTCGGTCAAGACTCGCGCTGATCGACCACGTCACCAGCCAAACGGGGATGATCCTCCCCGTGGCCGAACTCACTCGTCGCCTTCGCGAGCGCAACGTCGATGTGCTGGTCGATGGCGCGCACGCGCCGGGAATGATACCCTTGAATCTTTCCCAACTGGGAGCCGCCTACTACACCGGCAATTGCCATAAATGGATTTGCGCCCCCAAAGGCGCCGCCTTCCTCTACGCAAATCGGACCCATCAGGCCGCGCTTCGCCCTCTCACCATCAGCCATGGGGCCAACTCACCGCGCACCGATCGCAGCCGCTTCCAAATCGAGTTCGGCTGGACCGGGACAGGCGACCCCTCCGCCGTGTT